One Malania oleifera isolate guangnan ecotype guangnan chromosome 9, ASM2987363v1, whole genome shotgun sequence DNA segment encodes these proteins:
- the LOC131164087 gene encoding multiple organellar RNA editing factor 1, mitochondrial, with product MALYSLRIRRSLTSLSSLLNHHRTLSSLSTPPRSSSSLLRAFISSSSLLPPPQCAARQVQSRPFKSTSVSLSSSTTFNNETEISPDTILFEGCDYNHWLITIDFPKDPKPTAEEMVEFYVQTLAKGLNISVEEAKKKMYACSTTTYNGFQAVMTEEESEKFRGLPGVVFILPDSYIDPVNKEYGGDKYVDGVIIPRPPPVQYGRTRGGFSRNRDQNFGRNYDQPFRGGRREVDPNQPRNPPSGHQVSVQGDGRDYRASQSYGPPQQNYGPPQQNYVPPPPQQNYGPPQQNYVPPPPQQNYGPPQQNYDPPPPQQNYGPINNRGYAPGVGDNYQGDRPRPSYQGGNNAGIYKQGDRRDYAPQQRDFRGDNQNYAPPQGANYGQGMGRTHGQGVGASYGHGAGADNEQAYPSNGGSQRFPQMEQRSGMQGEQRDYLPMGHAEANQGRY from the exons ATGGCTCTATACTCTTTGCGTATCCGTCGATCCCTAACCAGCTTATCCTCTCTCCTCAACCACCACAGAACTCTCTCTTCATTATCCACGCCTCCACGCTCATCTTCCTCTCTTCTCCGGGCTTTCATTTCTTCATCATCGTTGTTGCCCCCCCCGCAGTGCGCAGCTCGACAAGTTCAATCTCGTCCGTTCAAGTCAACATCTGTTTCGCTGTCGTCTTCAACCACGTTCAACAACGAGACCGAGATATCGCCTGACACGATCCTTTTCGAAGGCTGCGATTATAACCACTGGCTGATCACTATTGACTTCCCCAAAGACCCCAAGCCCACCGCGGAAGAGATGGTCGAGTTTTATGTTCAAACCCTGGCCAAAGGCCTGAACATCAG tgttGAAGAGGCAAAGAAAAAAATGTATGCTTGCAGCACAACAACTTATAATGGCTTCCAGGCTGTGATGACAGAAGAAGAGTCGGAGAAGTTTAGAG GTTTGCCTGGAGTTGTGTTCATATTGCCAGATTCTTACATTGATCCAGTAAACAAGGAGTATGGAG GAGACAAATATGTGGATGGAGTGATCATTCCCAGACCTCCTCCTGTACAGTATGGGAGGACTAGGGGAGGATTCTCTAGAAATAGAGACCAGAACTTTGGCCGGAATTATGATCAACCTTTCCGTGGAGGGAGGCGAGAGGTGGACCCAAATCAACCAAGAAATCCTCCATCTGGTCATCAGGTTTCCGTGCAGGGAGATGGAAGAGACTACAGGGCCTCACAAAGTTATGGTCCACCCCAGCAAAATTATGGTCCACCACAGCAAAATTATGTTCCCCCACCACCACAGCAAAATTATGGTCCACCACAGCAAAATTATGTTCCCCCTCCACCACAGCAAAATTATGGTCCACCACAGCAAAATTATGATCCCCCTCCACCACAGCAAAATTATGGTCCAATAAACAATAGAGGTTATGCCCCTGGAGTAGGGGACAATTATCAGGGTGATAGGCCAAGGCCTTCATATCAGGGTGGCAACAATGCGGGGATTTATAAACAGGGAGATAGGAGGGATTATGCTCCTCAACAAAGGGACTTCAGAGGAGATAATCAGAATTATGCTCCTCCACAAGGTGCAAATTATGGACAAGGAATGGGCAGAACTCATGGGCAAGGAGTAGGTGCATCTTATGGACATGGAGCAGGGGCTGACAATGAGCAGGCTTACCCAAGCAATGGAGGAAGTCAAAGGTTCCCACAAATGGAGCAAAGAAGTGGCATGCAAGGAGAGCAACGAGACTATTTGCCCATGGGACATGCAGAGGCAAACCAA GGGAGATACTGA